The DNA window TCTCCTGCATCAGAGTTCACCTGATCATCGTGCAAACACCTTCTCGCCAGGCTGTGATGTACACTGGTCCTGACAGAGAACGGTTGCATATGGTTTTGAAACGTTCCCGAAGAGATCCATAATCTTGCCGACAGGATGCATGCGCTGGTCCACAACGATTGAGTACAACTTTGGGAGCTGCGCTGCATCACATCTGACGATCATCAGTCGTCGACCACAAATTGCATTAATACGACCGATCACTTTCATGGCATTCCTGCGGTAAAGATTTTGAAAAATATTTTCGTAACATATATATTTTGAACCATCTTCTATTTAAAATAGGGGGGTTATATTCAAATAATTTAGGGCCTGCGCACAAGTTCCTCGATATTTAAAGCCAGTACCTCTTCGGCCTCGCGTGCCGAGAGGCCGGCACCCCGTGCCACAGCCATCTTTGCTTCGGCTGAGAGGAGATCGTGCGGGGCATGGGCATCGGAGTTCACAACGAGCCGGCATCCGGTGCGCTGGGCCACCCTGACGACATGGCCGTTGGTCCGGTTGTGGCCGCCGCGCGAGGTGATCTCCAGCGCTACGTTGTTGGCTGCGGCCAGGGCTGCGTCCTCGTCGGTGATCAGCCCGGGATGAGCGAGGATATCGACATCTCTGCAGATGCAGGCCGCATGGTTGGTTCCGGCCGGCACCGGCTCGACGACCGTCTCCCCGTGGACCACGACGATCTCGGCGCCCTCCTTCCTGGCGCGCTGTGCGAGGGCATGGATCTCTTCCGGCGGGACATGGGTGATCTCGACGGCCGGCAAGAATCTGATCCCAAAGAGGCGGGCCGACTCCCTGATTGCGGCGACCGTCGGTAACACCAGTGGAGAGGAGGCGGTGTCCACATGGTCAGCGATGGCGACGGTCGTATACCCGAGCACTGACATCCTCCTGAGCAGTTCCAGCGGGAGCATCTCCCCGTCGCTGAGCGTGGTGTGGGTGTGCAGGTCATAGAGGCCGGTCATCGCTTCACCTGCAGGTTGGCGGCCACTGTTTTGAGCAGCATCTCCTTGGATCGGTCCCACGGGACCATGACCCGTCCTTCATGCCTGGACCAGAATGCCGGGTGTGGGTTCTGTTCTGTTCTGCAGGTCAGTCCGCTCTTCCTGACTGCTCGTTCAAGGTCTGCCAAAAGCAGCCCCTTCTGGGCGAGGGACTGAGGAACGCGCCGGCCTTCGCTCCGTTTCAGGGCTCCGTTGAAGTAACAGGGGTACAAAATCCGCTCTTTTTCCATTCACTATGGGTAGGAGGTTAACCTATAAACAGATCACGTTGCAAGTACATGTATGCATCATATTGATATTCGGATCGAGCAGGATGTCTATGCGGCCAACGATCGGATCGCCGATCAAAACGCTGCTCTCCTCCGGGACCATGGGATCCGGGCGATCGATCTGCTCGGCGCGATCGGCTCGGGGAAGACCGCTTTGATCGAGCGTCTGGTCCCATTGCTTGCCGGGCAGGGAATCCGAGCCGGGGCGATAGCCGGGGATGTCTACGGGGATGACGACTTCAAACGGATCGTTTCGCTTGGAGTCCCAGCAGTGAACGCGAACACTGGTAAGGAGTGCCATCTCGATGCTCACATCGTCGAGCATGCAATCAGTCACCTCCCTCTCGACCAGCTCGATCTCCTCTTCATCGAAAACGTCGGAAACATGGTCTGTCCGACTGACTTCGCCCTCGGTGCTGAGAAACGGGTCGTCGTCGTCTCATCGACAGAGGGAGATGATGTCGTGAACAAGCATCCGATGATGTTCCGCGGTGCAACGATTGGGGTGATCAACAAGGTGGATCTGGCTCCGCTGGTCGGTGCCGACCTCGACCGCATGGTTCGTGATATCGCCCGGTATAACCCAACGATGCCGGTCTTCCGGACCAATTTAAAGACCGGGGAGGGGACAGAGGCCCTGCTTGAAGAGATCCTGAAGTGAACAGAGCTGTTAAATATCTTTGACAGGTACAATTATAGCACTCTGATAAAGGATCTCTATCCTGACAGACGATACATAAGTGATAACGGGGTTACTACATGCTCTGGCAAGGAAAATCAATACGAAAAGTGACTGGCGGCAGGTACGCACCTCTGCGGGGGAAGCGAAGAACTGAGATCGGAAAGGCTCCAGCTGAGACGCATATCGGCGTTGATCGGAAGAAGATGGTCCGGACCTTCGGTGGCAATGTCAAGGTACGTGCACTCCGTGCAACCTTTGCTTCTGTCGCCAACCGCAGCACCGGTGTCTGCAAGCAAGTGAAGATCGAGACCGTCGAGGAGAACTCGGCCAACCCCAACTATGTCCGGCGGAACCTGCTCACCAAGGGCGCCATCATCAGGACAGAACTCGGCAGGGCACGCATTATGAGCCGGCCCGGTCAGGACGGCGTCATCAACGCGGTTCTGGTAGAGTAATACACTATTTTTTTAGATTCCTCTGCTGATACTCTAGTGGAACGCAGCATTTCACTGCTGCAGGCCAAAGTGAGAACTGGTATGGATCGTACAGAAAGTCTTTTGATCACGGTCGCTGCGCCGTTTCGACATCTCCGCAAGGAGCGTCTGCAGAAGAGTGAGTTCATCTTCTATCTGACCATCGACCGGATGTGGATGAGCAGGGACCAGGCTGCCCTCCTGCTACAGCGTGCAGAGGGGGAGGGGCTGATCCGGATCTCAGGCGGGCTGATCGAGCCTCTCTTTGCCGTGGCATCGGTGACAGCTCCGCTCGGTTTCAAGCCGACCACGGTGATCTTTGAAGAGCAGGATCCCTATCAGGTACAGATTGAGCGGGTCACCAGGGTCACCGGTCGGTCTGCCCCGGAGGTGACGGCCGAGGTTGCAGCACTGGTGCATGATCAGTTTGACGGTCACCTCTCGCCTGAAGCTGGTCTCGTTCTCCTCTCACGCCGATATGGGGTCCCGATCAGCGATACCCTTGCTTCGCTCCGGACCAGTGCTCGAAAGGGAAGAAAAAAAGTGGATTGATTATTCTGCTGCCGCTGCGGGAGCTGCGAGCAGCTCGTCGAGCGACTTTTCGCCATAGGTAGCTACCTTGGCGTTGATCTGCACGAAGTCTGCGGTGATCTCATTGCCGCGGATCGATTTGCGCGCCCTCTGTCCGTCTTCTTTCGGGTTAAACCCGACGCCACCTGCAAGGAGCAGCCCTCTTCTCCCTGAACCCGGCAGGTCTCTGCGCGACGGTGTGCCGTTCCTGTCTGATGCCCCTGTGATCAGGATCTTATACCCGTTCAGCCCGAGTGGTGCCGCATCGATCTCAGTTCCTACGCGTTTCCCAATGAGCGCTCCTGCTGCGCCTCCGCTGACATCCATCTTGTATGAATGGCCCGTGCGGGTATCTGAAAGGATTATCTTGAATTCAACCATGGTCTTCTGACTCCGTATTGACGATAAATGAAGTACCTATAACATTGGATGATGCCGATATAAATACTACTTGCCCCAGAAGGGCTCGACCTTCCGCTTCATCGAGGTGAACTCCTCAAGCACCGCCTGGGTGCCGGCAGTCAGGTGTGAGAGCATCTCCTTCTCCAGCACCTTCACATGCCGTTCAGGCAGGTCCACGAAGAGGATATCACCGACATCGGCCTGTCTCCCTATGGTGGCCCCTTCGATGGCGATGGAGACCTCTGAACCCTCCTCAGCCTCATGCACATTCTCCAGCGAGAGCTCGATCGTCTTCAGGTGCCCGACCTTTCTGCCGTCCAGGTGGACCAGGTTCACATCGGTTCTGAGTTTTCCCTCCATCACCTGAACCCCGACCACTGCCGGGTTGGACTGGTGAAAGACACAATTAGGCATGATCCTGATCTTCGCCGGGATGATGATATTCTCGAACTTCTGCTGTTCCATGGCCCGCTTCTGCTGGTCACGCCAGAGCAGGTATGCGTCGATCAACTGGTAGATCACCCGTCCGGAGAAGACCTTCATCTGCTTGGTCTCCTTGACGATATCTGCTGCATCCGGGAGGAGGGGCGTATTGAAGGCCAGGACCACCTTATACAGCGGGTTCTTGATCGTCTCGGCGGTGATCAGGTCGTGCCGGCTGACCGGACCGACAGCCGCACGCATCACCCCGATCTCCTTATTCTCCAGTTCCTGACAGAGGGCTTCAAGGGCCCCGATCGTGTCCGCCTTGATCACCAGCCCGTCTTCGACCAGTTTAACATGGATCTCCTCCATCTCCTGTCGGATCTGGGTGGCCACTGCCTCCCGGTCACCCCGGACGCCTCGAAGCGGGGAGCCGGCGATCACCCTGTCCAGATTCGGGGCCGCGACCTTCACCCCTGATGCCGCCACGACGGACTTCACCCGCTCGAACCGCTCCTCGGTCAGGATCTCCTTCATCGGCCGCGGCTTTAAGAGGGACCTGACCTTGGTGGTGATCACGCCATCCTCTGAGGCGAGCATGATCTCGTCCCCGACCGAGAGGGTCCCGTCATACAGGATCACATCCAGCGTCGGCCCGAGCCCCCGCTCCTCCTTCACCTCGAGGACGGTTCCGCATCCCGGTCCGTCGACACTCATCGCCAGCGACTGCTCCATGTACCGCTGGGCCAGGCCGATCATCACCATCAGGAGGTCGGCGATACCTTCCCCTGTATGGGCACTGATCGGGACGATCGCGATGTTTCGTGCGAAGTCCTGTACCCGGTCGAATCGCTCGCAGTTGAACCCGAGGTCTGACAGTTTTCCGACGATCTCGTAGTGGCGAGTCTCCATGAACTCCTGGATCCGTTCATTCTGCTGTGCGAAAGTGGTCAGGAACGGTGCGTTCTCCACCACCCGCCAGCCATGGACCCGGTCGATCTTGGTCAGGGCCACGACGAACGGGGTCTTGCATCCCCGCAGGATCTGCAGGGCCTCGATGGTCTGTGGCTGGAATCCTTCGTTGATATCGACGACCACGATTGCCATATCTGCGAGCGCTCCGCCGCGGGCACGGAGGGTCGTGAACGCATGGTGGCCCGGGGTATCGATGAAGAGCAGCCCGGGCACTGTCACCGGGATCTTCTGCATGCTCGTCGACATCGCTCGGATGGCCTCGATTGGGACCAGTGTCGCCCCGATGTGCTGAGTGATGGCTCCTGCCTCGGAGCTGACCACCGACGATCCCCGTATCCGGTCGAGCAGTGATGTCTTTCCATGATCCACATGTCCAAGCACACAGACGATGGGCGTTCTGATCTTTGCGATCTTTGCACTCTTTGCCATTTCCACCCCATCCCAGGTCGTAAGAGAGCCGCAGAATCCCCTGACCGATCTGCGGCAAAACCAGTTATGATATAACGTATATGTCTATTAATAATGATTCCTGCGCGATCCCGGTGGTTTCTCCCATGCTCGTGAATCATTGCCCGGTTCTCTTCATCGGATCTGCTCTGAATGGGGAAAAGAGATAGAATAACATATATATCGAGGCGTGTAAACTATGAAGGCTCATTATGCCAGGGTAGGGTAGTTGGTCATCCTAGGGGACTGTGGATCCCCCGACCCGGGTTCAAATCTCGGCCCTGGCCTTTTCTTTTCATCTGGTTGTCCTGCAGGTGGGCATTGAACTGTTCATTTCTGTTCGGGATTTTGTTCTGTAATTCCTGCATGCTCCGGTACCCGTCCTGCCAGTCGGCGCGATAATACGTTTTGTACTGCATTTTGGTGTTGTAACAACCAGGAACATGTATGATATCCGAGATACTCCTCTTCCGTGCGGAATCATATGGCACACCCTGTGTAGTATTCAGGCTATTCAGCAACGCGAGTCTGATCAACCTGTGGATCTCCTACAGCAACACTCTTCTGTTGACCACAGGTCTGATCGAACTGGACAGAGTTTTGAGGAAGAGGATCTCCTGGTGGCCGCCAAGGTTCCTGAGAAAAAAGGATTTTTACCGTCGGTTGTGAATCATCAGGCATGCAAGGCCGAGTCCGATCAGGGTGATCAGTGCAAAGGGTGCGCCAGCTGGCTGGGTGGTGGAGGTGTTGGCAGTTGTTGCAGCCCCGGACAGGTCTGTCGTAGTTTCAGTAATCTTCGTTCCGGTAGATGTAACAACCTCTCCTGGCTGCCCCGTCGTCGTGGAGACCGGTGGGGTGACGCTGATGACCGGGGTTACGTTCGCTGTCATGTTTGCGGTCGTGTTGTTCGCTACAGGAGTGGCTGTCCAGGTCGCCCCAGTGTAATCATTCGAGCCTGAAGCACTGCTACCGCCCGGAATCAGCGTCGGGATGATGGCCGGCAGGGTTCCCTGCTCAAGGAAGAAGGTATCTTTGTAGGCGATGGTGTCGTTCGCCAGGATCTCAACATCGATGGTGGCGGGGTTTGCCGAGTAGGCTGAGGTGTTCAGGTCAAAGTTTTCTGGTCCGTCGACCTTGGTTCCATTGAGTTCAGCGGTGCTCGTCACAATCTTCGCACCGGCCATCGGTGTTGCGACCCATTTTGTGATCACGGTTCCCTCCACGATCTCGTTCAGCGTGTTATTGTGTGAGAACAAACCGTTCACCGAGGAACCGTTATAACTCATCTCGTGGTACTGGCCCTCCTCTTTGATCTCTCCAGGCTGGATCTCGTACTCCCCGATAGTCACCGAGTTTTCGGTGGTGTTTGTTTCAGAGATAGTGAAGGCAGCCCCGCTGATCTCAAATGGGATGGTGATATTGGAGTTGCCAAAGACGTTGGCGAGTGATTGTATCTCCTGGTGGTTGGTCACCTTCAAATCAAAGAAGGTGCCATTGGTCATCCCTGATACATTGACCGTCAGATTCTCCCCGCTCTTGAGCGAGTGTTTATCAGAAGTGATCGAGAGCGCTGAGACCGGTCCTGCAAGCATGCAGACGAGGCATAGCACCGCGATCATATACCATATCTTGTCTTTCATTTGTGAATCCCCGTCTCCACGATTTTATGTCCCTGTTCTGGATCATACGCTGGGACGATCACTCTTGCCAGGTTATGAATGTTTCTTTGTATTGTTGATACTCAATTTAAACATGCCTATTTCATTCCGGATATGCCGGCAAGGGCCTGGGGTTATGTTATGGGATCGTTGAATCGGGCCAGGATACGGGCACAACAAACCCCTGGACTGCAGGAATCCCGGGTAATCACTGTTGAGAACCGATCCGACGTTTTGTTTCGCACCTGACTCTGAGGTACAGGCCGTACCTCTCAATGGAGGGTTCTGTTTTTTTTGAAGGCCGCCCCTGTGAACACTGTGGTGATTCGAGGAGCGCTATCAGGTCGGGCCAGCTGCCTGTTGGATTGGGATCAGGTCACATCACCGGTCTGGTTGAGGATGGTTGATCTTCTTCTCCCTGTCATTACCTAAAAGATCATTCTCCAGAACAGGAATTTTTGGGAACGATCACATCTGTGTGAGGATGTCGCCCCCCCAATTCAGTATTGGTTGTACGTCGATGACGGGGTAGGATTGAAACAATATCAGCGATCCGATCAGTGATATCCCCCTGGTGATCGCTCCGTTCCTCGATGGTAACGAATTTCGGATTAAGAAAAGGCCCCAATTCTGTTCAAGGAGATCGATTAAAAATAGGTGATGTGAGTATGGTTTTCTTCACTGTCCGCTGACCCATCGCCAGAAGGAGGTGAGCAACCCTGTGAGTGGATCCGATCCTGAACCACTGCTGGTATTTGGCAGGGTCTCATTGGCAATGATGGAGAACGTATCATTGTAGGCGATGGTGCCGTTTGCACTGATCTCGACATTGACGGTGGCGGGGTTCTCAGAGTACATCGAGGTGTTCATGTCAAAGGTTTCAGGTCCGTCGACCTTGGTTCCGTTGATTGTAAAGCCGTTCGTCACATACTGTGCACCGGCCATCGGTGTCGCAACCCATCGGGTGCTCATGTTTCCCTGCACGATCTCATCGAGTTTGTTGGTCCGGGAGAACAGACCGTTCACTGAGGAACCGTTGTAGACCAGTTCGTGGTACTGGCCCCCTGCTTTATTCTCGTAGTTCCCGACGATCATCGTGTTTTCGGTGGTGTTCATCTCCGACATGGTGAAGGCAGCGTTACCGATCTTAAATGGAATAGTGATATTGAGGTTGCCGAATGCGCTAGTATTGGTGTTGCCGGATGCACTGGTAAATGAGGACATATCCTGATGATTAGTCACATTCCACTGGAAAAAAGTGCCGTTGGTCATCCCCGAGATATTGAAGGTAACATTCTCTCCATTCATAATAGTGTTGTTTGTCGTCCCAGAAACAATCGTTCCTGAGGCATTGAGCATCGTTACCGAAAGTGCCGAGGCCGGTCCTGCAAGTAAGCAGATGAGGCCAAGCACCACGATCATATACCAGTTCTTTTTAATCATTTATGAATCACCGTCCGCACATACGTCCCACTTCAAAGCTGTGCTCCGAGACGCCTGTATATGATGTAGATATATATTTCTTAATATATCTCTTTCCTATCTAAATCTATCTACCCGCATTGGGATGTACCCGTCGTGGGGTGCACAAATCAGGGCGTCGTTCCGGTCAGAGCCGGCGCCGGGATAAGAGCGCGACAAACCCTAGGGCTGCAAGGACTGCTGGGAGTAGGGGCATCGGGCTCTTTTGTGGGTCTGTTGCCACTGTCAGGACCTCGGAGGTGTTGTTCCGGGTTCCATTCTTTGCTGGCGTGATATTGACTGCTACAGTCTTGTTTGAGGGCGTCCCGTTCTTTGCCGCGGTGGCATTGATCGTTGCTGTTTTGTTTGTGGATGTTCCGTTCTTTGCAACGGTGGCATTCTTGACGGTGCTCGTCTTGTTCGGGGTAATCGCGGTTGTGAACAGGTACGATGTTCCATCTTCGCAGCCGACTCCGATAGATGTGCCGTCGCCAGAGACTGCCAGAGCGGTCGGCCTGGTCGACAGGTCGTATCCCCAGCGCAGGGTCCCGTTCTGGAAGAAGACCTGCACCTTTTTGTCCATCGAGCCGGCCGCGATCACCGAGGCGTCGTCAGAGAGCGCCACCAGGTTGGCCCAGTCGCCGGTTGGGTTGGACCAGATAACATCGCCGGTCTCGTCGAGGAGGGTGACTTTCTTATCCTCGGTTCCAGCGACGGTGCGGGTGCCATCGGTGCTGGTGGCCAGGGAGTCGACCCTGCCGCCGGTGTCGTATTCGCCGACCTTCTCGGCAGAGGTGTTGGTGGCGTTGTAGAGGAGGACCGAATGGGAGCCGCCGATTATCACCAGCGTGCCGTTGGCCGCGAGGGCGAGGGCCGAGGGGGTATCGAAGTCGGTCTTCCAGCGGACTTTTCCCGCCCGGGTATAGAGGTACAGGCCCTGGCTGTCGGTAGCTGCGATCACCGAGCCGTTCCTGGTGGTGGCGAGGTTCAGAACCGTGGTTGACTCTTTTTTGATGACCGCTGTAGCCCCGACCTTCGAGCCGGTTCCGTTGTAGATCTGAAGCGTTCCCTGCTTATCCCCGGTCACGACGGTTCCACCATCACCCGAGACGGCCACATGGACCATCGGTTCGGTGCCGGCGCTCCAGCGCGCGGTCCCGTTGGGGAAGAAGACATGGATGCCGTCGTCCATCGCCGCGGCGATCCTGGTTCCGTCTGTGCTCATGCCGACTGAGTTCGCCTGCAGGAACGAGCCGAACTCGGCTCCGGTCTTGTTCAGGATGGAGAAACTGCTGCCTCCGAGTGCGACCGTAGCCCCGTTCTTTGAGAGCGCGAGATCGACCACCTGGTCGGTCGTTGACTGACTGGAGGCCGTGTGGGTCCAGAGCGGAGTCTGGGCTGCGGCACAGGTGACTGCGATCAGCAGGAGGAGGATTTCAAAGAGCAGACGGTAGGTCTTCACCATTAATTTCATTTGGACTGAATTGATATTTAGACTATCGTCTTGAACGATCCGGTACTATTGCCTGCCCCACATCTGGCCGGAGATGTTCTCAAAGAAGCCGGTGAAGAGAATCGGTATATCCCCGGGGATAGTGCTGACCAGTCCCTGCGCTCTGACTTTCACGGGGAGTTGTCCGGTCAGAAATGGGGTGGTCGTCTTGTTCTCTCCGGCTGCCGGCAGGAATGATCCGGCGATGCAAACCATTAACTTGGTGGAAAAAAAAGGGTGATGGATAATATATATGACTATTATCCAGTTGTGGGGTTGATTATATGATAGTGTGCCTTAATTTTCTGGTTTCATCAGTACTCAATTGGATGAATCCCCTACAGGATCATTCTTCGTCCATTCCCTCCCTGATTCTCAATACGTCCAGAGGTGGGTCATTACCGCCCAGTTATTTATGATGTCTGCCATATCGAGGTGTTGCATGCTGTTCAAACCCCCTTCACGAGAGATGATCCCGATCCCCCCTGATGTCCTTTCTGTCCCACTACGATCGATCTCTTCATGTCTGAATTTTTCTTCTGGTTTGAACTGGGGGTTGATCGCGCCTTATGTACCGTGACCGTCGGATCAGGGCCGCCATCCCTGTGTACAACGAGGAACTGCCGATCGGGGAGACGCTCGCGTCCATCCCTGACTTTGTCGACGCAATCTATGGTGTCAACGACTGTTCGAAGGACCGGACGCAGCAGACAGGTGGGATGAGGTTGGCTGCTGACCCTTCTTCCTTCCCATGCACTGTCCCTCCTTCTGAGATGAGGACGCCGGCCTCCCTCGAACAGATAATCGAGGTTCGGTAATGATCGCCATCATCCTCGGCACCCGGCCGGAGATCATCAAGATGTCCCCGATCATCCGGGTGTGTGAAGCACAGGGGGTTGACTACTTCATCCTCCACACCGGTCTGTATTACTCGCACGAGATGGATCGGGCCTTCTTCGAGGAACTCGACCTTCCTGAACCGAAGTACAACCTCGATGTGGGATCCGGTACCCACGCCGACCAGACCGGTCGGATCATGGTCGGGATCGAGAAGGTCCTGATGGAGGAGAAGCCAGAGATCGTTCTCGTCCAGGGCGACACCAATACGGTTCTCGCCGGTGCGCTTGCCGCTGCCAAACATCACATCAAGGTCGGCCACGTCGAGGCCGGCCTCAGATCCTTTGACCGGACGATGCCCGAGGAGATCAACCGGGTGGTCGCCGACCATCTCGCTGCTCATCTCTTCGCCCCCACGGAGACAGCCCGGCAGAATCTCCTCGCGGAGGGTGTCGAGGATTACAGGATCTGCGTGACCGGCAACACCATCGTCGACGCGGTCTTCCAGAATCTGGAGTTGTCGAAGAAGAAGGCGACCATCCTCAAAGACCTTGATTTAAAGCCGGGGGAGTACTTCCTGGTGACCTCCCACCGGCAGGAGAATGTCGCCTCTCCCGAGACTCTGCGTTCGATCATCACGGGGCTTGAGGCGATCCACCAGGAGTACTCACTTCCGATCATCTTCCCGATGCACCCCCGCACCCGGAAGATGGTCGAGCAGTTCACGATCCCGCTGGACGGAATACCTGTCATTGAGCCCGTCGGCTTCCTCGACTTCTTACAACTCGAATCCAGCGCCCGCCTCGTCCTGACCGACTCCGGTGGCGTGCAGGAGGAGACCTGCATTCTGGGCGTGCCCTGCGTCACCTTCCGGGAGAGCACCGAGCGGCCGGAGACGATCGAGGTGGGCTCGAACGTGCTGGCCGGGATCAGGGCCGGCGAGATCCTGGCCGCTGTCCGACAGATGCTCTCCCGGCCCCGGACCTGGAAGAATCCCTATGGGGACGGTATGGCGGGTCGACTCATCATCACGATGTGCAGCGGCAAGGCTGGCGGACTCCCTGTCACGGTGGGGAACGGCATCCCGTTGCAGAACGATTATTCAATGATTCGGTGATAGTTACATGGAAACTCACAGCATTCTTGTTACTGGCGGCGCAGGCTTCATTGGCACCAATCTTGTCAACGAACTCGAGCGTCGGGGTCATGAGGTCGTCGCCCTCGATCTTCTGAACAACGATCGGGAGCACTACATCCGTGCGGATTCGAAGAATTACCGGCAATTGGAGCGGGTCTTCGATCGTTCAGCGTTTGATTATGTTTATCATCTCGCCGCGGAGTACGGCCGCTGGAATGGCGAGGACTACTATGAGAACCTCTGGCAGACCAACGTGATCGGTACCAAGCATATGCTCCGCCTTCAGGAGAAGCTGAAGTTCCGGATGATCTTCTTCTCCAGCGCCGAAGTCTACGGCGATTATAATGGCATCATGTCCGAGGATGTGATGATGGATAATCCCATCAAGGATACCTACCAGATGAACGATTACGCCATCACCAAGTGGGCAGGTGAACTGATGTGCATGAACTCGGCCACGATGTTCGGTACCGAGACGGTCCGGGTCCGGCCGGTGAACTGCTATGGGCCGCATGAGCACTATACCCCTTACCGCGGCTTCATCCCGAAGTTCATCTACCACGCCCTCTTCAACAAACCCTATACCGTCTACAAAGGGCACAAACGGATCATCGACTTCGTCGAGGACTCCTGCAGGACCTGGGCGAACATCGTCGACAACTTCATTCCTGGAGAGGTCTACAACGTCGGCGGCCGGCCTGAGTGGGAGCGGGATATCAAGGAGTACTCTGATATTATTCTCAACGCCGTCGGCAGGGACGACTCGCTGGTCACCTACGAAGAGGCCGAGCCGTTCACCACAAAGGTAAAGACGATGGACTTCACAAAGGCGGTCCGTGACCTCAAGCACGACCCTAACGTTTCACCGGAAGAGGGGATCCAGAGGACGGTCGAGTGGATGAAGAAATATTACCGGATCGAGGAGTAGACGATGACAGACTTTCATGAATTTTTCCAGGAGAAGACGATCCTCGTCACCGGCGGGGCCGGCGCGATCGGCGGGAACCTCGTGCGGCGACTGAACAACCTCGGGGCGAAGAAGATCCTGATCCTCGACAGCCTCTCGTCCTCCTATGAATGGAACATGGAGGCTGGGGATCGGATTCAGTTCATCAAGGGGGATATCCTCGACGAGGAGAAACTGCGGTGGACGTTCAAGCAGAAGCCTGACATCGTCTACCACCTCGCGGCCCACTTCGCGAATCAGAACTCGGTCGACAACCCCGAGACCGATCTGATGGTCAACGGCATCGGGATCCTGAAGGTTCTTCAGTACGCCCAGATGGTCGGCGTCGAGCGGTTCGTCTACTCATCGTCGGGCTGCGGGGTCTACGGCCTCGAGTCAAAGATGCCGTTTAAAGAGGACGACGTCTCGATCCACCTCCACACCCCCTACCAGGTTACGAAACTGCTCGGGGAGCTGTACACCAATTACTTCCACAACATGTACGACCT is part of the Methanosphaerula palustris E1-9c genome and encodes:
- a CDS encoding H/ACA ribonucleoprotein complex subunit GAR1; this encodes MKVIGRINAICGRRLMIVRCDAAQLPKLYSIVVDQRMHPVGKIMDLFGNVSKPYATVLCQDQCTSQPGEKVFAR
- a CDS encoding histidinol phosphate phosphatase domain-containing protein, coding for MTGLYDLHTHTTLSDGEMLPLELLRRMSVLGYTTVAIADHVDTASSPLVLPTVAAIRESARLFGIRFLPAVEITHVPPEEIHALAQRARKEGAEIVVVHGETVVEPVPAGTNHAACICRDVDILAHPGLITDEDAALAAANNVALEITSRGGHNRTNGHVVRVAQRTGCRLVVNSDAHAPHDLLSAEAKMAVARGAGLSAREAEEVLALNIEELVRRP
- a CDS encoding signal recognition particle subunit SRP19/SEC65 family protein; protein product: MEKERILYPCYFNGALKRSEGRRVPQSLAQKGLLLADLERAVRKSGLTCRTEQNPHPAFWSRHEGRVMVPWDRSKEMLLKTVAANLQVKR
- the hypB gene encoding hydrogenase nickel incorporation protein HypB, with the translated sequence MHHIDIRIEQDVYAANDRIADQNAALLRDHGIRAIDLLGAIGSGKTALIERLVPLLAGQGIRAGAIAGDVYGDDDFKRIVSLGVPAVNANTGKECHLDAHIVEHAISHLPLDQLDLLFIENVGNMVCPTDFALGAEKRVVVVSSTEGDDVVNKHPMMFRGATIGVINKVDLAPLVGADLDRMVRDIARYNPTMPVFRTNLKTGEGTEALLEEILK
- a CDS encoding 30S ribosomal protein S8e, which produces MLWQGKSIRKVTGGRYAPLRGKRRTEIGKAPAETHIGVDRKKMVRTFGGNVKVRALRATFASVANRSTGVCKQVKIETVEENSANPNYVRRNLLTKGAIIRTELGRARIMSRPGQDGVINAVLVE
- a CDS encoding DUF2240 family protein; translation: MDRTESLLITVAAPFRHLRKERLQKSEFIFYLTIDRMWMSRDQAALLLQRAEGEGLIRISGGLIEPLFAVASVTAPLGFKPTTVIFEEQDPYQVQIERVTRVTGRSAPEVTAEVAALVHDQFDGHLSPEAGLVLLSRRYGVPISDTLASLRTSARKGRKKVD
- a CDS encoding 30S ribosomal protein S6e translates to MVEFKIILSDTRTGHSYKMDVSGGAAGALIGKRVGTEIDAAPLGLNGYKILITGASDRNGTPSRRDLPGSGRRGLLLAGGVGFNPKEDGQRARKSIRGNEITADFVQINAKVATYGEKSLDELLAAPAAAAE
- the infB gene encoding translation initiation factor IF-2, yielding MAKSAKIAKIRTPIVCVLGHVDHGKTSLLDRIRGSSVVSSEAGAITQHIGATLVPIEAIRAMSTSMQKIPVTVPGLLFIDTPGHHAFTTLRARGGALADMAIVVVDINEGFQPQTIEALQILRGCKTPFVVALTKIDRVHGWRVVENAPFLTTFAQQNERIQEFMETRHYEIVGKLSDLGFNCERFDRVQDFARNIAIVPISAHTGEGIADLLMVMIGLAQRYMEQSLAMSVDGPGCGTVLEVKEERGLGPTLDVILYDGTLSVGDEIMLASEDGVITTKVRSLLKPRPMKEILTEERFERVKSVVAASGVKVAAPNLDRVIAGSPLRGVRGDREAVATQIRQEMEEIHVKLVEDGLVIKADTIGALEALCQELENKEIGVMRAAVGPVSRHDLITAETIKNPLYKVVLAFNTPLLPDAADIVKETKQMKVFSGRVIYQLIDAYLLWRDQQKRAMEQQKFENIIIPAKIRIMPNCVFHQSNPAVVGVQVMEGKLRTDVNLVHLDGRKVGHLKTIELSLENVHEAEEGSEVSIAIEGATIGRQADVGDILFVDLPERHVKVLEKEMLSHLTAGTQAVLEEFTSMKRKVEPFWGK
- a CDS encoding WD40 repeat domain-containing protein, producing the protein MKLMVKTYRLLFEILLLLIAVTCAAAQTPLWTHTASSQSTTDQVVDLALSKNGATVALGGSSFSILNKTGAEFGSFLQANSVGMSTDGTRIAAAMDDGIHVFFPNGTARWSAGTEPMVHVAVSGDGGTVVTGDKQGTLQIYNGTGSKVGATAVIKKESTTVLNLATTRNGSVIAATDSQGLYLYTRAGKVRWKTDFDTPSALALAANGTLVIIGGSHSVLLYNATNTSAEKVGEYDTGGRVDSLATSTDGTRTVAGTEDKKVTLLDETGDVIWSNPTGDWANLVALSDDASVIAAGSMDKKVQVFFQNGTLRWGYDLSTRPTALAVSGDGTSIGVGCEDGTSYLFTTAITPNKTSTVKNATVAKNGTSTNKTATINATAAKNGTPSNKTVAVNITPAKNGTRNNTSEVLTVATDPQKSPMPLLPAVLAALGFVALLSRRRL